A genomic window from Candidatus Binatia bacterium includes:
- a CDS encoding Gldg family protein codes for MAGGRLIPKGARWHLAALAVELGLLGLIGLFLIAVGYAHNVTFDLTPTKEHTLSDQAQRTAKRLDRDVMVTAFYNSQDQGRVRYLKDLLQKFEQLNSHFSFKMYDLDRSPLLANRYGIVSYNSGVVEDADRKLVVRDLAEPSLTTHLIKIIEGLERTALFSTGHGERDPGNPDERVGLSLVAKALEADNYRIERSSDLRGGIPQGVALLVIAGPKTDFTETEITVVRSYIERGGGALILLEAGAPKRIQALVEEYGVFPGNDLIVDERNRLFFADSFAPQVAFFNEQILPYTGAPPAVLPLAQSVTVAAPKVEGISNAPLAFTGADTWADAERISVENEQPKFREGIDRVGPVPVAAIAHVAAASDAPVAPGRADANGSVIVVGDVSFATNLYSGSLGNKDLFLNFSHLAARAEALIAVRDNETPGGTFSRIYLTAAQGRTLFWCSVILLPGAVLLLGGFVGWRRRLRTAG; via the coding sequence ATGGCGGGGGGTCGCTTGATCCCGAAGGGCGCACGGTGGCATCTCGCCGCGCTGGCGGTCGAACTCGGTCTGCTCGGCTTGATCGGCCTGTTCCTCATCGCGGTGGGGTACGCGCACAACGTGACCTTCGATCTCACGCCGACGAAGGAGCACACCCTCTCCGACCAGGCGCAGCGGACCGCGAAGCGCCTGGATCGCGACGTGATGGTTACCGCGTTCTACAACAGCCAGGATCAGGGTCGGGTTCGCTACTTGAAGGACCTGCTCCAAAAGTTCGAGCAGCTCAACTCGCACTTCAGTTTCAAGATGTACGATCTCGACCGGAGCCCGCTTCTCGCGAATCGCTACGGGATCGTGAGCTACAACTCCGGCGTCGTCGAAGATGCCGATCGCAAGCTCGTGGTTCGCGATCTCGCGGAACCGTCGCTGACGACCCACCTCATCAAGATCATCGAGGGGCTCGAGAGGACGGCGTTGTTCTCGACGGGCCACGGCGAGCGCGATCCCGGCAATCCGGACGAGCGCGTCGGGCTCTCGCTCGTTGCGAAGGCGCTCGAGGCCGACAACTACCGGATCGAGCGCAGTAGCGACCTGCGCGGGGGGATCCCCCAAGGCGTTGCCCTACTCGTCATCGCCGGTCCGAAGACCGATTTCACGGAAACCGAGATCACCGTGGTTCGTTCGTACATCGAACGGGGCGGGGGCGCGCTGATCCTGCTCGAGGCGGGTGCGCCCAAGCGGATTCAGGCGCTGGTAGAAGAGTACGGGGTCTTCCCCGGGAACGACCTGATCGTCGATGAGCGCAATCGGCTCTTCTTCGCCGATAGCTTTGCGCCGCAGGTCGCGTTCTTCAACGAGCAGATCCTGCCCTACACCGGTGCACCGCCCGCGGTACTGCCGCTGGCGCAGTCCGTCACGGTCGCGGCGCCGAAGGTGGAGGGGATCAGCAACGCACCGCTCGCGTTCACGGGCGCCGACACCTGGGCGGATGCCGAGCGTATCAGCGTAGAGAACGAGCAGCCGAAGTTCCGGGAAGGGATCGATCGAGTCGGCCCCGTCCCGGTCGCGGCCATCGCCCATGTCGCTGCAGCCTCGGATGCCCCGGTGGCGCCGGGGCGCGCGGACGCGAACGGCTCGGTGATCGTCGTGGGCGACGTGAGCTTCGCGACGAACCTGTACTCCGGCTCCCTCGGCAACAAGGATCTCTTCCTCAACTTCTCGCACCTGGCTGCGCGGGCCGAAGCGCTCATCGCCGTGCGTGACAACGAGACCCCTGGAGGCACCTTCTCCCGGATCTATCTCACCGCCGCCCAGGGACGAACCCTCTTCTGGTGCT
- a CDS encoding ABC transporter permease, whose protein sequence is MNAILTIAKREFFAYFGSPTAYILLAVYLGLTGYFFYSDVAFFVTFGAQYLATGLWRYVFIDYRLVTLLVMPLVTMRLFAEERKLGTIELLWTLPVRDYQIILGKFLAAWGFFGVLVMLALIPFGVFYAFHPFELGPPAAGLLGLVLLGTAFIACGLAASTLSENQVVSAMVTYGILVFFWFMTWNEAVGNEELIRVLTLLSLFDHYYSFATGKIQTVDIIYFLFFIFFFLYAGLRSLQSRSWRGVA, encoded by the coding sequence ATGAACGCGATTCTCACCATCGCCAAGCGCGAGTTCTTCGCGTACTTCGGCTCGCCGACGGCGTACATCCTCTTGGCCGTCTATCTCGGCCTCACCGGATACTTCTTCTACAGCGATGTCGCCTTCTTCGTGACGTTCGGCGCGCAGTACCTCGCAACCGGTCTCTGGCGGTACGTCTTCATCGATTACCGGCTCGTCACGCTTCTCGTGATGCCGCTCGTCACGATGAGGTTGTTCGCCGAGGAGCGGAAGCTCGGCACGATCGAGCTTCTCTGGACGCTTCCCGTTCGCGACTACCAGATCATCCTCGGCAAGTTCCTCGCCGCCTGGGGCTTCTTCGGGGTCCTGGTGATGCTCGCACTGATTCCGTTCGGGGTGTTCTACGCATTCCATCCGTTCGAGTTGGGCCCGCCCGCGGCAGGCCTGCTGGGCCTGGTGTTGCTGGGCACGGCTTTCATTGCGTGTGGTCTCGCGGCATCGACGTTGAGTGAGAACCAGGTCGTTTCCGCGATGGTGACCTACGGGATCCTGGTTTTCTTCTGGTTCATGACCTGGAACGAAGCCGTCGGGAACGAGGAACTCATCCGCGTACTCACGCTGCTCTCCCTGTTCGATCACTATTACAGCTTCGCGACCGGCAAGATTCAGACGGTCGACATCATCTACTTCCTCTTCTTCATCTTCTTCTTCTTGTACGCTGGCCTCCGTTCGCTCCAGAGCCGTTCATGGCGGGGGGTCGCTTGA
- a CDS encoding ABC transporter ATP-binding protein, with protein sequence MSSRATEAGTGSAEICAEHLHKSFGGTVAVRDVSFEVARGEVIGFLGPNGAGKSTTLRMVTGVFPPTAGRASIAGHDVVNEAIQARRSLGYLPERTSLYQDMAVLDYLRFVADMKQIPARETGKAVTWAMGNTGTEHVSHRLIGNLSKGYRQRVGIAQAILGDPSVLILDEPTSGLDPEQVSDIRTLIRGLGDDKRTVVLSTHILPEVEMICSRVIILARGRILAVDEPSRLERRLRPYRELAARVVEATDGMMTALRSLEHVSEVVVEAAKGDEEGGASGTRVVVRLDHGFDRRREIASKIVDSGAGLLELTPVVMTLEEIFLKLVGDSEADVA encoded by the coding sequence GTGAGTTCCAGAGCTACAGAAGCCGGCACTGGGTCCGCTGAAATCTGCGCCGAGCATCTGCACAAGAGCTTCGGCGGCACGGTTGCGGTCCGCGACGTGTCGTTCGAGGTCGCTCGAGGCGAGGTGATCGGTTTTCTCGGCCCCAACGGTGCGGGCAAGAGCACGACACTGCGGATGGTGACGGGCGTTTTCCCGCCCACCGCGGGGCGTGCGTCGATCGCCGGTCACGATGTTGTGAACGAGGCCATCCAAGCCCGGCGCTCGCTGGGCTACCTGCCGGAGCGCACGTCGCTCTACCAGGACATGGCCGTCTTGGATTACCTGCGTTTCGTCGCCGACATGAAGCAGATTCCGGCCCGGGAAACCGGGAAGGCGGTCACGTGGGCAATGGGCAACACGGGGACCGAGCACGTTTCCCACCGTCTGATCGGGAACCTCTCGAAGGGGTACCGCCAGAGGGTCGGAATCGCGCAGGCGATCCTCGGCGATCCCTCGGTCCTCATCCTCGATGAGCCGACCTCCGGGCTCGACCCGGAGCAGGTGAGCGACATTCGGACGCTCATCCGCGGGCTGGGGGACGATAAGCGCACCGTCGTGTTGTCGACGCACATCCTGCCCGAGGTCGAAATGATCTGCTCGCGCGTGATCATCCTCGCGCGTGGACGCATCCTCGCGGTGGATGAGCCGAGCCGACTCGAGCGACGGCTCCGCCCCTACAGGGAGTTGGCCGCGCGTGTCGTCGAAGCGACCGATGGCATGATGACCGCCCTGCGCAGCCTCGAGCACGTGTCCGAAGTCGTCGTGGAAGCGGCGAAGGGCGACGAAGAGGGCGGCGCTTCGGGGACGCGCGTCGTCGTGCGATTGGACCACGGCTTCGACAGACGCCGCGAGATCGCTTCGAAGATCGTGGACAGCGGAGCTGGGCTTCTCGAGCTCACGCCGGTCGTGATGACGCTCGAGGAGATCTTCTTGAAGCTCGTCGGGGACAGCGAGGCCGACGTCGCATGA